In the Bos taurus isolate L1 Dominette 01449 registration number 42190680 breed Hereford chromosome 21, ARS-UCD2.0, whole genome shotgun sequence genome, one interval contains:
- the RTL1 gene encoding retrotransposon-like protein 1 produces the protein MMEPSEDSFETMMERKNPSSKQMESSEGSSNTTVETPPGGRVEAAGLASGLAQEMGEQSIDLRQDMEEPSSGPHREIKDPPNDLLQDLEESCEGSHLEEGGPFGGAPGEMEEEEDNPWESQEDQDYYTDLAESEEDESPEEPDSSTVEVMGMVRSIISLYFRMQDLREQQRVAEEILMNAINKGQLPNPKQFSGDRREYHEFIVLCQLILQSYPRVFCNDRLRVGYIISHLSGMAMEWAGDLLERESSVIDDFPAFLEAMNDTFEYRQALRVAEDAMFNLRQGDRAAIEYINEFQSLVPTLGWPDEVLQAHLCQGLKEDIRQYLFRIPQPNSLENLITLVLQIEDKLAERRAILRLLPESRPRHLTWLDSPVPERWTVSTWLPNEFHPGIKRNHLFLLLLVRVNPYHSVAVQALVDSGATSNYMDEGFAQEHYVELYQKPYAESVQTADGSLVGNEPVWLYTEPLVCLHQNHQESLEFDIVASSKFSVVLGIKWLQLHAPEIDWVKGRCTFHSPYCLKNCFRPPPPCIALEHHAVSLLPGLPHQYSDLADVFNPKEADEETSDQPSSDGSDDLSESEPSELQQAGDSDQSEETFYDCASTAPWEPVGAGTQEKAKQEEFWDPKDMLTSRHDYVQMIPELFDQLHGATWFTKLELRGTIVEESMSIHQTEDVWKVAFGLELQDMASYQPFLICADPIIPQGVIHFILKDMIGLFVVSYGQDVLVYSMSQEEHYHHVRQVLVRFRYHYVYCSLQRSQFHRHTAEFLGFVVTPKGVKLNKSIVSTITGYPTPGSRKSLRNLMEFAFPYRHFVERFADITEPLVRQLQADLPFYWGDEEQEAFVGLKRAFRKAPLLYHPKPQNQFYLQTGVTKTSLHASLIQMDKRTGKKVCCAFYSRNISPMEVEASPAEMKILPIRAAFMVWCRYLENTEEPIMILLNKEDLASLNNDRLTVLLPGHWVFFFTHFNFDVMEMPSSEDDQPLPRRQRLGERAQQRRVATTTRPTMLVTMPAPTGDQSPESEDEEESEGALHPDEPNGQNLQQGYLALIPVDQIFNSFLAHFSMAQIRAVLLHFYRSLLFWKNLLAMAALLVMLRFRRRLALLPAPAADPARPPQRRSLRLFLDASLLTSSGIATAVTQLFTQMPPLVGTNALPAEELAELFLGPGPWQLNALRGLQMTPRFWQMLCQFFGIRGRALEGTQTHPSPHQSLAPHVEGDEYVVLREALQDDLQRFRQCGLHDGLQDTSQDAQDDVWALRPRQHLPTEAEVLARLTYIRSTQGGSVVIHRELTARDLIDFLASVYTQALPTLVEASPPREGATLEELPSDADEDAGLD, from the coding sequence GTGGCCCACATAGGGAAATAAAGGATCCACCCAATGACCTACTCCAAGACTTGGAGGAGTCATGCGAGGGTTCTCATCTGGAAGAGGGGGGTCCATTCGGTGGGGCACCTGGTGAAATGGAAGAAGAAGAGGACAACCCATGGGAGTCCCAGGAAGACCAAGACTACTACACTGACCTGGCTGAATCAGAAGAAGACGAGAGTCCCGAAGAGCCAGATAGCTCAACGGTGGAGGTCATGGGCATGGTGAGGTCCATCATCTCTCTGTATTTCCGGATGCAAGACCTCAGAGAGCAGCAGCGAGTGGCGGAAGAGATCCTGATGAACGCGATCAACAAAGGCCAACTGCCGAACCCGAAGCAATTCTCAGGCGATCGCAGAGAATACCATGAGTTCATCGTGCTCTGCCAGCTGATCTTACAGAGCTACCCAAGAGTGTTCTGCAATGACCGCCTGCGAGTGGGGTACATCATCAGTCACCTCTCGGGCATGGCTATGGAATGGGCCGGTGACCTGCTGGAGAGAGAAAGCTCCGTGATTGACGACTTCCCGGCCTTCCTGGAAGCCATGAACGACACGTTTGAGTACCGCCAGGCCCTGCGGGTAGCAGAAGATGCCATGTTCAACCTCAGGCAGGGGGACCGCGCCGCCATCGAATACATCAACGAGTTCCAGAGCCTGGTACCCACCTTGGGCTGGCCGGACGAAGTCCTCCAGGCCCACCTGTGCCAGGGGCTCAAGGAAGACATCAGGCAGTATCTGTTCCGCATCCCACAGCCGAATTCGCTGGAAAACCTGATCACGCTGGTCCTGCAGATAGAGGACAAGCTGGCTGAGAGAAGGGCGATACTCAGGCTTCTCCCGGAGTCCCGCCCACGGCACCTGACCTGGCTCGACTCACCTGTTCCCGAGAGGTGGACCGTGAGCACCTGGCTGCCCAACGAGTTCCACCCTGGCATCAAACGCAACCACCTTTTCCTGCTGCTCCTGGTGAGGGTGAACCCCTACCACAGCGTGGCGGTCCAGGCCCTGGTCGACTCAGGAGCGACCAGCAACTACATGGATGAAGGGTTCGCCCAAGAGCACTACGTGGAGCTCTACCAGAAGCCCTACGCAGAGTCGGTCCAGACCGCGGACGGCTCGCTGGTCGGCAACGAACCCGTCTGGCTCTACACCGAACCCCTGGTGTGTTTGCACCAGAACCACCAGGAGTCCCTGGAATTCGACATCGTTGCTTCATCCAAATTCTCCGTGGTCCTAGGCATCAAGTGGCTCCAGCTCCACGCCCCCGAAATCGACTGGGTCAAAGGCCGCTGCACCTTCCACTCTCCCTACTGCCTGAAGAACTGCTTCCGCCCGCCCCCACCATGCATAGCTCTGGAACACCATGCCGTAAGCCTGCTGCCCGGATTGCCACACCAATACTCCGACCTGGCCGACGTGTTTAACCCGAAGGAAGCAGATGAGGAGACTTCCGACCAGCCAAGCTCAGACGGATCCGATGATCTTTCTGAATCAGAGCCCTCTGAGCTTCAGCAGGCTGGAGACAGTGATCAAAGCGAGGAGACCTTTTACGACTGCGCCTCCACCGCGCCGTGGGAACCTGTGGGTGCCGGGACGCAAGAAAAAGCCAAGCAGGAGGAATTCTGGGACCCGAAGGACATGCTGACCAGCAGGCATGACTACGTACAGATGATTCCAGAACTGTTCGACCAGTTACACGGAGCTACATGGTTCACCAAGCTGGAGCTGCGTGGGACCATCGTGGAGGAAAGCATGAGCATACACCAGACAGAAGATGTATGGAAAGTGGCATTTGGTTTGGAGCTCCAAGACATGGCGAGCTACCAGCCCTTCCTGATCTGTGCAGACCCGATCATCCCCCAGGGCGTGATCCACTTCATCCTAAAGGACATGATCGGCCTCTTTGTCGTCTCCTACGGGCAGGACGTCCTGGTCTACTCCATGAGCCAGGAGGAGCACTACCACCATGTGCGCCAGGTCCTCGTGCGCTTCCGCTACCACTACGTCTACTGCTCCCTGCAGAGGAGCCAGTTCCACCGGCACACTGCCGAGTTCCTGGGCTTTGTCGTGACCCCCAAGGGGGTGAAGCTCAACAAGAGCATCGTCAGCACGATCACGGGGTACCCCACCCCGGGCTCGAGGAAGTCCCTGCGAAACCTCATGGAGTTCGCCTTCCCCTACCGGCACTTCGTGGAGCGGTTCGCCGACATCACAGAGCCCCTGGTGCGGCAGCTCCAGGCCGACCTGCCTTTCTACTGGGGGGACGAGGAGCAGGAGGCCTTCGTGGGCCTGAAGCGGGCGTTCCGCAAGGCGCCCCTCCTCTACCACCCCAAGCCCCAGAACCAGTTCTACTTGCAGACGGGCGTCACCAAGACGTCCCTGCACGCCAGCCTGATCCAAATGGACAAGCGGACGGGCAAGAAAGTCTGCTGCGCTTTCTACTCTCGCAACATCTCCCCGATGGAGGTGGAGGCCTCGCCGGCGGAGATGAAGATCCTTCCAATCCGGGCTGCCTTCATGGTGTGGTGCCGCTACCTGGAGAACACCGAGGAGCCCATCATGATCCTTCTCAACAAGGAGGATCTAGCCTCTCTGAACAATGACAGGCTCACCGTACTTCTCCCCGGCCACTGGGTCTTCTTCTTCACCCACTTCAACTTCGACGTCATGGAGATGCCGAGCTCGGAGGATGACCAGCCCCTGCCCCGCCGGCAGAGACTCGGCGAGAGGGCCCAGCAGCGCCGTGTCGCCACCACCACCAGGCCAACGATGCTTGTCACCATGCCGGCCCCCACTGGGGATCAGTCCCCAGAATCAGAGGACGAAGAGGAGAGTGAAGGTGCCCTTCACCCAGACGAGCCCAACGGGCAGAACCTCCAGCAGGGGTACCTGGCGCTGATACCCGTGGACCAGATATTCAACAGCTTCCTAGCCCACTTCAGCATGGCCCAGATCAGGGCAGTCCTGCTGCACTTCTACCGAAGCCTCCTGTTCTGGAAGAACCTCCTGGCCATGGCCGCGCTCCTCGTGATGCTGCGGTTCAGGAGGCGCCTGGCCCTGCTGCCCGCGCCTGCCGCGGACCCAGCCCGGCCGCCTCAACGGCGCTCTCTTCGCCTCTTCCTGGACGCGTCCCTCCTCACCAGCAGCGGCATCGCCACCGCTGTCACCCAGCTGTTCACCCAGATGCCACCTCTCGTGGGCACTAATGCCCTCCCGGCCGAGGAGCTGGCTGAGCTGTTCCTGGGCCCCGGGCCCTGGCAGCTCAACGCCCTGCGGGGCTTGCAGATGACGCCCAGGTTCTGGCAGATGCTGTGCCAGTTCTTCGGCATCAGGGGGCGTGCCCTCGAGGGCACCCAGACCCACCCGAGTCCACACCAGTCCCTGGCACCGCACGTCGAGGGTGATGAATATGTCGTCTTGCGAGAAGCCCTGCAAGACGACCTGCAACGTTTCCGTCAGTGTGGCCTGCATGACGGCCTGCAAGACACCTCGCAGGACGCGCAGGATGACGTGTGGGCCCTCAGGCCCCGCCAGCACCTGCCCACTGAGGCCGAGGTCCTGGCCCGCCTGACCTACATCCGCAGCACCCAAGGGGGCTCCGTCGTGATCCACCGGGAGCTGACGGCCAGAGACCTGATCGACTTCCTGGCAAGTGTCTACACCCAGGCTCTGCCCACCCTGGTCGAGGCAAGCCCACCCAGAGAAGGAGCCACGCTGGAGGAACTGCCCAGCGACGCCGATGAGGATGCTGGCCTCGACTGA